A genomic region of Papaver somniferum cultivar HN1 chromosome 7, ASM357369v1, whole genome shotgun sequence contains the following coding sequences:
- the LOC113295868 gene encoding probable galactinol--sucrose galactosyltransferase 2, with the protein MSPRDDNHGYSYHQRWGLKCKGKVLLTRVPSNIIISSAGSGSAFIGATSSTPRCRHVFSLGVLQQILEKHKGTFSHIDGKKIPANLDWFGWCTWDAFYTEVSPKGIIEGLQSLSAGGCPARFLIIDDGWQDTVNEFLKEGELLKDGVQFATRLVDIKENKKFKNIKTDVADSDLHGFIKYIKETYGLKFVYMWHALVGYWGGLHPTSEALKKYNPKIAYPIQSPGNIGNLRDIAMDGLEKYEVGIVDPTKIKEFYNDLHSYLASKGVDGVKVDVQNVIETMASGYGGRVSLARQYQLALEDSIARNFKDNNLICCMSHNSDYIYSSKKSAVARVSEDFMPREPTMQTLHIAAVSFNSLLLGEIVVPDWDMFHSNHETAEFHGAARAIGGCGVYVSDKPGMHDFKILKKLVLQDGSILRARYAGRPTRDTLFEDPVMDGKSLMKIWNLNKLAGVVGVFNCQGAGTWPCIEIPLKNLELESNPKAITGFVSPSNVEFLEEITGENWIGECVLYAFNSGSLYRLPKNGKVDVTLGVLQCEIYTVSPIREYNRVVHFAPIGLIDMYNSGGAIEALSYSNSGSSECIVKIKGRGCGRFGAYSKTEPKFCLINGKEVEFDYDIKNGFLTFKLSPCLAGETNWHETEFYKLVFSCKFHQIFFYPHFCVCFTKFLPNL; encoded by the exons GATATTGGAGAAGCACAAGGGCACCTTCAGTCACATTGATGGGAAAAAG ATTCCAGCAAACTTGGATTGGTTTGGTTGGTGTACTTGGGATGCATTCTACACTGAAGTCAGTCCAAAAGGAATAATAGAAGGACTTCAAAG TTTATCAGCAGGTGGATGTCCTGCAAGATTTCTGATCATTGATGATGGGTGGCAAGATACAGTCAATGAGTTCCTTAAAGAAGGTGAACTACTGAAAGATGGGGTTCA GTTCGCAACTAGATTAGTggatataaaagaaaataaaaaattcaaaaatatcaaAACTGATGTTGCTGACAGTGACTTGCAcggattcatcaaatacatcaaagAAACATACGGGTTAAA GTTTGTCTATATGTGGCATGCTTTGGTCGGTTACTGGGGAGGGCTACATCCAACATCCGAAGCGTTAAAGAAATACAATCCAAAGATCGCTTATCCTATTCAGTCTCCTGGCAATATTGGAAACCTTAGAGATATTGCTATGGATGGCTTGGAAAAATACGAGGTTGGTATTGTCGACCCAACAAAGATAAAGGAGTTCTACAATGACCTTCACAGCTACCTTGCTAGTAAAGGTGTAGATGGAGTCAAAGTAGATGTGCAAAATGTGATAGAAACAATGGCATCTGGCTATGGAGGACGAGTTTCATTGGCTAGACAGTATCAGTTGGCCCTTGAGGACTCTATCGCAAGGAACTTTAAAGACAATAATCTTATTTGCTGCATGAGTCACAACTCTGACTACATTTACAG CTCGAAGAAGAGCGCTGTCGCTAGGGTCTCGGAGGATTTCATGCCAAGAGAACCAACAATGCAAACTTTGCATATTGCTGCTGTATCATTCAACAGTCTTCTTCTAGGGGAAATTGTGGTTCCAGACTGGGACATGTTCCAT AGTAATCATGAAACAGCCGAGTTCCATGGAGCTGCTAGAGCAATAGGTGGATGTGGAGTGTATGTAAG TGATAAACCAGGGATGCATGATTTCAAAATCCTAAAAAAGCTAGTATTACAAGATGGGTCTATTCTCAGAGCCAGATATGCTGGACGGCCTACTCGAGATACTTTATTTGAGGATCCAGTTATGGATGGAAAAAG TTTGATGAAGATTTGGAACTTGAACAAGTTAGCAGGAGTTGTAGGAGTTTTTAATTGCCAAGGAGCAGGAACTTGGCCCTGCATAGAGATACCTCTCAAAAACTTAGAATTGGAATCTAATCCTAAAGCTATTACTGGCTTTGTTAGTCCCAGCAATGTCGAATTCCTCGAGGAAATTACCGGTGAAAATTGGATAGGAGAATGTGTTCTATATGCTTTCAATTCAG GGTCTCTATATAGACTACCTAAGAATGGAAAGGTGGACGTCACTTTAGGTGTTTTACAATGTGAAATTTATACTGTATCTCCAATCAGG GAATACAATCgagttgttcattttgctccaatTGGCTTAATTGATATGTACAACTCTGGTGGAGCAATTGAAGCTCTGAGCTACTCAAACAGTGGCTCTTCAGAATGTATAGTTAAGATCAAAGGGCGAGGATGTGGTCGATTTGGAGCTTATTCTAAAACAGAACCAAAGTTTTGTTTAATAAATGGAAAAGAGGTAGAGTTCGATTATGACATAAAGAATGGGTTCTTAACGTTCAAACTTTCACCTTGTCTTGCTGGTGAGACCAATTGGCACGAAACTGAGTTTTACAAACTAGTATTTTCATGCAAGTtccatcaaatttttttttatcctcATTTTTGTGTATGTTTCACAAAATTCCTACCGAATCTGTAA